The region CGGCCCAGCCGCGCACGTAGTCGTCGGTGCTGGTGAGCTCGATGCCGCCGCGCCCGTCGTAGCCCTCCCAGAGCCAGAACGAGACCTTGTAGGCGTTGGCGTACCCCGCGGGGTTCGGCCCCACGTCGGTCCACCCCGGCGAGTACTTCATCCGCCAGCGGTACCACATTTTGTCCAGCGGCGCCGGGAACGCCTCGCTGAGGCGCGGCGCGAACCCAGCCTCGTCCGACTGCCGGAAGCGGATCCGCACCGCCTGCCCGAAGGTGGGGTCGGCCACCAGGTCCACGTCCTGGTAGACGTCCTCGGAGCGGAACCACCAGAAGTACTCGCGCGCCTTGAGCTGGTCCTTGTTCTGGTACGAGCGCCAGTCGTCGCCCACCACGGTCTGGTAGCTCCCCGCGGGCGGCGGGGGCGGCGGCGGCGTGGTGGTGACGGTGACGTCCACCGAGCCCGAGACCCCGCCCGGGCCGGTGGCGGTCACCTTGAAGCTCCCCGCCGTGCTCCCGGCGGTGTAGACCCCGCCGGCCGAGATCGTCCCGCCCGTTGCCGACCAGGTGACGGCGACCTGCGAAGTGCCGCCGCTGGAGAGCTGCCCCACCGCCTGGTACTGCTGCGTGGCGCCCGCCTGCACGCTGGCGCCGTTCGGAGTCACCAGGATCCCCGTGAGCGTGGGGTTCGACGGCGGGCCGGCGGTGACGGTGCCGCTCGCGCTGCCGGCCACCCCGTTCGGCGCGGTGGCCGTCACGGTGTAGCTGCCGGGGCTCGCGCCCGCGGTGAAGAGGCCGCTCTGGGTGACGGTGCCGCCGGTGGCCGACCAGGTGAGCTCCACGGAGCCCGCGCTCCCGTCGCTCATGGTCTCGGTGGCCTGGAACTGCAGGGTGGCGCCGGCCTGCACCGCCTGGCCGCTGGGCGACAGCTTCACCGCGCTCACCCGGGGCTGCTCGGGCGTGGGCTCCGGCCCCGGCTGGGTGACGCCGCCGCCGCCGTCGCAGGCGGCGAGGACCAGGAAAGTGGCGCCGAGCCGGAGCGCGGCGCCGCGGGCGCGCAGCAGTGGATGCGTGGCGAGCTTCATT is a window of Longimicrobium sp. DNA encoding:
- a CDS encoding Ig-like domain-containing protein gives rise to the protein MKLATHPLLRARGAALRLGATFLVLAACDGGGGVTQPGPEPTPEQPRVSAVKLSPSGQAVQAGATLQFQATETMSDGSAGSVELTWSATGGTVTQSGLFTAGASPGSYTVTATAPNGVAGSASGTVTAGPPSNPTLTGILVTPNGASVQAGATQQYQAVGQLSSGGTSQVAVTWSATGGTISAGGVYTAGSTAGSFKVTATGPGGVSGSVDVTVTTTPPPPPPPAGSYQTVVGDDWRSYQNKDQLKAREYFWWFRSEDVYQDVDLVADPTFGQAVRIRFRQSDEAGFAPRLSEAFPAPLDKMWYRWRMKYSPGWTDVGPNPAGYANAYKVSFWLWEGYDGRGGIELTSTDDYVRGWAVNQNGTWLSYNERQLPGTQNWSRAAAAWNDNEWWEFVVYYERLGPSSARQHWWKRRLTNGGAIANNAWEYAGIEVSGNVTPRARGIDLGANKNKSTPQTQYIYWGPWEVVDGSKYPNPFGMTGF